TGCCTTTGTAATGGTGTTTTAGCACTAATATGGTCACGCCAGCCCTTTGCAGTATATGGATGCTGTTTGTTTGCCACTTTTAACCCGGTCTGTCCCTTTGTCTTTTTGATTTTGTTTCTAATAAAGATTGAGAATTTTTTATATATCTTTGGACTTCATGATTGCATTTGTTCTTTTTCCATATGCATTTTTTGCAATTAGTCCAAATAAGTCCGTATCTATACTGTGATACTCAATGATGTAATTTATTCCAATTTGGAAGCTAATTTTTGGATATTACCTTTCATGTATGTATCTAGTATACTATGCTTGCCAATATTGCTTTTCAGTTAGTTTTTAGGTCAATTGTCAAAAAAATAAGAAGGTCcagcacaacccctttaatgtattaAGAAATAAAAATTAGCCAGcagtatgattcttcaggtcattgcgGTTCCAAACCTGTAAGGGTTTTTGATATTTTagcggaaaaaaaaataaaaaaaaaaattctgaaatttgcagaaaaacaaaacaaaaaaaaaaagtggtttgtATAGCTATAGATCAGAGTTTTATGTACGTGGTgatattaaaagggaacctgtcctgtCTCCCATGCCCTCCAACACTGCAGCATTCACCTATATATgactaaattccctgcctaaccagccatGTATTATGTTATTTAGTTTaatgcttaaaaaaaaattaaaaaaattataaggTCCGCTTTTCTTATGCTACCTAGGGCTTTGACTAGTCGCTGGGCTGTGGCCGACATTCATAGCAGATCATGATTTATGCTACACGTAGCAGGGCTGAAGCCATGATCCGCATGCATAGATGTTACTGGAAAGGGACGGCACATAAGTGCACGGAGAAGCAGGAACCCCCAGTTCTTAGGGATGGTAGGTAAATTCCAACTATTGTATTAGCCATCTATGGCCTAGAAAATGGACATGACGGCATAAATGCTTTTGTTTGAAAAATGTGAAATGTATTTTCACACTGTGATAGTGCAGGCATTGTGCTAATCATTAGGAGATTCATCCACTACCATGAAAATACAACATGTATATAACTTAGAACAACAAACATTTAATACAGTTTCAATCTACAGATTTCTGAACAGCCAGTGTGCGCTGCCTTGCATCATTGTTCAATGGTGGCCGCTGTTTTTCTTGGGAGGAAAGAAAGCGTATTCTACGCCGAGTGAAACCACAAAAGCAGCAAACCCCCATTTAAATCCTTTGAACAAAACTTGATTGATGGTGATTGGTTTAGAAAATTCTCCCATGAACCTCCAAGCTTCATTcctgaaaaagaagaagaaaatcaGAGTAAGTTTACAGACACAAACACTCAGTCTTGCCCAGAGTATCGATTCTCACCTCCAGCTCTTGGGCACCTTTGGGATATCTCAGAGAGAACACCCATGGTAGTGTTAGAGGGACTGCTAATAAGAACATCACATAAATAACATAAATGAGATCCTGAAAACATGGTGGTAGTCCGATATCCAACACCCCCCTATCCACATCGGAAATGAGAGAGGTGGATTATGTTCTGACCCACATCAGAAAAGGCGCATACGTGATCAGAAAGTAGTGACCGGCCACTTACTGGGCAACCTGCTGTAGTTTTATATGCTGCAGATCTAACagtgctcggaatgctgagctctgtatgactccgcccacaccactgattgatcgctacctgtgtacactgtgcataagcagaaagctgccaatcagtggtgggggtgaggttatacagagatcatgactatggaggactacatggcagaaggtttcctagtcctctagtgataaaatcACAGCAGATTATCAAAACGAcattaagcagcccagtaagtgacaaaatACTGGAACCAGGTCTCtgtttctacattatgctgctctcagattaggtggcaaaaacctggtgtcaGATTCACTTTAAAGAAAAATGATGTCTGATCTTCAGTTATGATCACATGCAAAAGGCCATGTGAAGTACATGTAACGACTCCTCAAAAACAGGCCGATTCCTACGATCTGTTTCTGAGCTGATGATCAAGGCTCATGTGACTTCACAAAGGGCCTGATGCATTAAGACTAGCACTGCATACACCAGTCTTAATGACAGATGTGCAAGAGTAAAGATGCAACAAATTCATTAATGTATTTGACGCATCTTCTCAGCGTCATATTCCGGCTGGAATAGCATTTTTGGAATAAGATACACCGTCACCTTTCATGAAATGGCTGTATGGGTGCCGCCATACACCAGTCATTCCAATGCTCTACCTACAATGGTGGGGTTGGCAGGGACAGTCATGAAATGCCAAAAGATGTTACATTCTTGCCCAATTTCATGCTGCACAAAAATTTAACAtcttttcaaagttttttttaaatttttttataaggGGTACTGTTCGTTGGGGTCCGGAATCAGGAGACACCCAGGGATCAGTTGAAAATTCCACTCTGAAGGGCACAACCTTTGCATATCAGCTAAATCTATGGGTCTTCTCACCAAGGAGCGATGTTTGGACCTATAGACTTACCATTATTTGAGCCCACACAACTCTGTGCATGCGGATCATGAAGGCGCTCTGCACTTCAGAGCGGTGTTATTCCGAACTGGTGGGGGTCTCAGGACCACCAGCGCTCTCTCTGACCAGCAGCACTCATTTTGTTACAGGATAGTTACCCTTTAAGCCAAACTACTAGCATGAAGGAGGAAGGTGCAGTAACTAACAAGCCAGAGACAAATCCGCCTGTGCCAACCTTTTTTCATAAAACTATTTTCAATTTCTAGATAGAACAGGGAATATATTGACACCTTGGGGAAACACAGAGGGAGTATTTGTTACCATGTGTACAGCAAATAAACAGCAGTAGTCTCCTGGGGGGAATATGAGAGATCAATGGAAATGCCAACAATCTCAATTTTCACAAGACCTCATACAGGACAAATGTCTCCATTTTTGTATATGGCATTTTTATGGTGTGGCTGATGCAGGATTGAACTGTTTAGAGGCAAATTCAATTCCTTAGATCTTATGGGTGAAATGAAAGATCCAGCAATGTTCAATCTAAGAGCTGGGGAAGAATGTGAATAAAGGAAATTAAATGagtaaatgttcagaaactttgagAACCttttgttgatccagagaaaggtaAAAATAAACTAAAAGACAAACAAAACCTGCAAGGCATCATGAACGAGTCTGCTACATTTCCTCTCCTGATCCCAAGTCATGATCAAACTGGATCAACATTCAgagcatgatttttttattttgtcataaaTATTTACATCCCAAAAAttccctctcttttttttttttttaaccatcggCTTTTTCCGTGTGACCAGTTCCTGAGGTCAGAAGTTCCATTGATcttgtggtaaaaaaaaagttttgcctcCTCTGGAGATGGAACCTCTTTTTGCATGAAATGACCTTTTGTTCTTTTCAGGGAATTTCACATATCAGTTTTACACCAGATTTTATGTACAGGTTATTAAGATACTTATACaagttaaaggaattgtccactactaggacaaccccttctcgatctAAATGTTTGGTGCCGATAAAATAAAAACCACTCATACTCTCCTCCTGTGCCgatgctgttccagcagtgtcagctcTCGTGTTCCCGGGGCTCTCATGCGGTTGTTATGACACGTGACCCCTGAGCTCAGTCAGTGCCGccttcactgtccccgccttcaggcgtgtcgaacatcaacaggaagccagggctgcagctgatctgactTCCTGTTGatattcgatttgtccgaaggcgggaacAGTGAAGCTGGCACTGATTGGGCGCTGGGGGGTCACACGTCAACAATCGCACAAGAGTCCTGGGAACACGACGGCCGACACCACTAAAACAGCACGGACACAGGAAGggcgtataagtgtttttattttatcatttatttTATCATTCAGATGCAGAAGGGGTTGTGCTAGTAGTCGTGTATTGCTTAGGTCTAATTCACAATTTTATTCCcagatataaaaaaaattacactacACCCTATTGCCCAATCTGTGTCGTATGTTTCTGTGTAACCATGAGGAAATCCCAAGTGTCGGGACGTCCTATATGTTGCAAGAACGTTCTCAAGACGTCCTCTCTAGCACAAGCTTTTCGTGCAGGATAGACTTTCGTCTGAATGATACCTTAGCCATGGATCCCGCAGTCCCTTTTTTGCAAGCTTCTTTTGGACATCTTCCAGAGGTGTCCCCTCTATTTTCCATCGCCTGTAATCTGGAATGGGAATCTTCTCATGTCCATGGTGTTCATGTCCGTGGCCCATACCTGTGAAAGATAGGGATTTACTTTATTATAGATTTCCATCAACAATTCAGGAGTGGATGGCATCAGATAAATCCCCCATGGCCCTGTTATGCAAGTAATGGGCACACCATTAGGAGTCTGCTTACTGACAAAACAACTTCACATGACCACACACGAAACGAAAGTTTCACACGTCCGGTCAGATGCCATAAAGCTGATCTTCCTGGTTCTCGCATTctccataacaataataataagaagaagacgaCAAAGCTAGCTGGCATGTGATCACAAATATACAAATTACATATGAAAAGTCACATGACCACTGCAAAAAATAGAAtttgtcttaccggtaattcggtttctaggaaccttccatgacagcagtaTTGGAGGATGTTTCCCCGCCCTAATAGAGGACAGgaaacagaagaggttaaatacccctccccttcctgcaaccatcagtgtttttttctggacacagtagcatgtatagttaccactcaagtgcaggaatcatccaataatatcagatagggagggaaattagtgctgtcgtggaaggttcctagaaaccgaattaccggtaagactaattctgttttctctagtcaccttccacgacagccacttcggagtaatGCCAACAGCTAATTTCTTAGGGAGGGACAATTGCCTGCAGAACGcgtctgccaaacgataggtccctattgaaatttatatcccagaatagaagaaagacagcgccacaacggtcagtgatgaagaccttacgtgtttaatctgcctcctgcggcgacgtttcggtacaataacctttatcaagcacagtgtaacacatgttccaaccaccattatatacaaatAGCACCACCCCCTATTTAGCGGTACACCAATAGGGATACAGCAGCATACTGAAAAAAgacatatacatataaatacatatcaAAATCACATTACAAATAGATTAGATATTGTCATTGTTAAAGTAACAAAGATCTACTAGCTCCGATCGCTCTAATGTCAGAAATCCAGCCCACAATAGCACAGAAAGCTTCCCCACCTTACAGTTGTAAACAAATGACATTCCTCCAACAGACATGCAGCATTCCCCGTAACCAGGATACCAGCCAACCCCCAGGATGACCTCAGAATGGCTGCTGTCCAATCATATTCACAGTTCCTTGTCATGTGATCGCAAAAGTTCCAGCATACAGAGTGTATTACTGCGCAGGTCCAGTCTTCTCTTTGTTGTCCTGACGAAAATATCCACTGCGCCTGACTGAAACGGCGTCCGTGTGGGACCAAATCAAGAGTGGTACTGCGCAGGCTCCAAGTCCTCACCAAGCGCTCGTATACTTTGAAAGGCAGAGGCAGCAGTGCACATGTCCCACATAACTCAGGTGCATCGTAGAATAATCAGACATCTGCAGATGTACTTTACTAATGTCTTTACTTCCACAGTAATAGAGAATCCAGCAGCGCAAGAGTCTGTTAGCATTAAACCTGGAAACTCatgatataaaaaaaacaaaaaaaaacaaaagagggCACAGGCAAATCTATATAGAACAGCACCAACACATCAATAATAAATAtaagcatatatatgtatatatagagaaaTCGAGCATTTATCATATTATCACAATCTTATACATATAAAAAACACTTATCTCATTATACGATGTGGATAAAAGGCTAAGGAGATATTATACATGTCTGTAACTATACCAACATAACCAAAAGCCTTCTctcaaggaaaaagacaagaaaatgatgaaggaaaaaaggaaagaaaaggggTATAGCAGCACATTTTCAAAAGTGAAGAACACTATTGCATATAGAGGAGAACGTCTATTATATATAGTCCAAATTATTTGGTCGGCTGAACTCCCAAAGCGAGCAATCATCAATACAAGTAGAGTAAGTATACTACAGCTCATAAAGAATGAGACTCCTAAAACAAGAATAGAAAAGTATATAACAGTTAAAAACAATATACTAAAAAGGATACTGCAGAGAATATAAAACGGATGCTAAAGACAACAGCTCTGCTGGTACTCTATGTTCATTCCCCTAGGATGCAGGGTGTCAAGCTCAAAAATCCATCTCAGTTCTTTTCTCTTCAAAAGTGCAATACGGTCTCCACCCCGTCGCATCACCGGTACATCATCAATAACTCTGTATCTTAATTGGTTGACTGAATGACCCATTTCGTGAAAATGTCTCGGTACAGGTAGTTCCAATATTTGAGTCCTAATTGTACTCTTGTGTTTGCTGATCCTAGccttgacctccattgtggtctctcCGACATAGAAGAGACCACAAGGGCAGGTCAAGACATATATCACAAAATTGCTCCTACATGTGTACCGTTTCCTGATCTCATATCTTTTACCGGTATAAGGATGACAAAACGAagcccccttaaccccttaatcccatatgacgtactatcccgtccaggtgacctgggacttaattcccatggacgggatagtacgtcatatgcgatcggccgcgctcacggggggagcgcggccgatcgcggccgggtgtcagctgcctatcgcagctgacatccggcactatgtgccaggagcggtcacggaccgctcccggcacattaacccccggtacaccgcgatcaaagatgatcgcggtgtgccggcggtgcagggaagcatcgcgcagggagggggctccctgcgggcttccctgagacgatcggtacacggtgatgtgctcaccgtgtaccgagcgtcttctccctgcagtccccggatccaaaatggccgccgggctgcatccgggtcctgcagggagcacttccgggtcaggatcaggctgcagctgcagctctaatcctgcccggctgtatgtcagatcaccgatctgatagagtgctgtgcacactgtcagatcggtgatctgtgatgtccccccctgggacaaagtgaaaaagtaaaaaaaaaaatttccacacttgtaaaaaaaaaaaataaaaaaaaaattcctaaataaagcagaaaaaaaaaatattattcccataaatacatttctttacataaaaaaaaacaaaaaaacaataaaagtacacatatttagtatcgccgcgtccgtaacgacccgacctataaaactggcccactagttaaccccttcagtgaacaccgtaagaaaaaaaaaaaaaaaacgagccaaaaaacaacgctttattatcataacgctgaacaaagagtggaataacacgcgatcaaaaagacggatataaataaccatgttacctctgaaaacgtcatcttgtcccgcaaaaaacgagccgccatatggcatcataaccaaaaaaataaaaaagttatagtcctctgaataaagcgatgccaaaataattattttttctataaaatagcttttatcgtataaaagcgccaaaacataaaaaaaatgatataaatgaggtgtcgctgtaatcgtactgacccgaagaataaaactgcttcatcaattttaccaaacgcggaacggtataaacgcctcccccaaaagaaattcatgaatagctggtttttggtcattctgcctcacaaaaaaatcggaataaaaagcgatcaaaaactgtcacgtgtccgaaaatgtaaccgataaaaacgtcaactcgtcccgcaaaaaacaagacctcacatgactctgtggaccaaaatatggaaaaattataggtctcaaaatgtggagacgcaaaaacttttttgctataaaaagcgtcttttagtgtgtgacggctgccaatcataaaaatccgctaaaaaactcgctataaaagtaaatcaaaccccccttcatcacccccttagttaggctaggttcacattgcgttaatgggttaacgctaacggacagcgttgcacggcgaaaatgtcacaattaacgccgtgcaacgggtccgttagcacaaccattgacagcaatgtgattttcaggtgtagcgcatcgctagagcgtgccattttcggctcgcgctagcaaggtgccattcttttgtggcgcgcctcagacgctgcttgcagcgtccgcggcgcgcccgaggtccgatccccgatcttccagagcggggacgttaacgcgaccactaaacacgacacctaaaaagacattgtgttagcgcaatccgctagtgctaaacggatttccctaacgcaatgtgaacctagccttagggaaaaataataaaataaaaaaaaatgtatttatttccattttccggttagggttagggttagggttagggctagggttggggctagggttagggtttggattacatttacggttgggattagggttgggattagaattaggggtgtgtctgggttaggtgtgtggttagggttacagttgggattagggttagtggtgcgtttggattagggtttcatttataattggggggtttccactgtttagacacatcaggggctctccaaacgcgacatggcgtccgatctcaattccagccaattctgcattgaaaaagtaaaaccgtgctccttcacttccgagctctcccgtgcgcccaaacaggggtttaccccaacatatggggtatcagcgtactcgagacaaattggacaacaactttttgggtccaagttctcttgttatccttgggaaaataaaaatttggggggctaaaaatcatttttgtgggaaaaaaaaaggatttttattttcacggctctgcgttgtaaactgtagtgaaacacttgggggttcaaagttttcacaacacatctagataagttccatgggaggtctagtttccaatatggggtcacttgtgggtggtttctactgtttgggtacatcaggggctctgcaaatgcaacgtgacgcctgcagaccaatccatctaagtctgcattccaaatggcgctccttcccttccgagctctgccatgagcccaaacagtggttcccccccacatatggggtatcagcgtactcaggacaaattgaacaacaacttttggggtccaatttattctgttacccttgtaaaaatacaaagctgggggctaaaaaatcatttttgtgaaaaaaaaaagaatttttattttcacgggtctgcgttataaactgtagtgaaacacttgggggttcaaagctctcaaaacacatctagataagttccttagggggtctactttccaaaatggtgtcacttgtgggggtttttaatgtttaggcacatcaggggctctccaaaccaacatggcgtcccatcttaattccagtcaattttgcattgaaaagtcaaatggcgctccttcccttccgagctctgctatgcacccaaaaagtggtttacccccacatatggggtatcgtcgcactcaggacaaattgcacaacaacttttgtggtctaatttcttctcttacccttgggaaaataaaaaattgggggcgaaaagatcatttttgtgaaaaaataagattttttatttttacggctctgcattataaacttctgtgaagcacttgttgggtcaaagtgctcaccacacatctagataagttccttaaggggtctacttttcaaaatggtgtcacttgtgaggggttccaatgtttaggcacatcaggggctctccaaacgcaacatggcgtcccatctcaattccagtcaattttgcattgaaaagtcaaatggcgctcctttccttccgagctctgccatgcgcccaaacagtggtttacccccacatatggggtatcgtcgcactcaggacaaattgcacaacaacttttgtggtctaatttcttctcttacccttgggaaaataaaaaattggtggcgaaaagattatttttgtgaaaaaatatgattttttatttttacggctctgcattataaacttctgtgaagcaattggtgggtcaaagtggtcaccacacatctagataagttccttagggtgtctactttccaaaatggtgtcacttgtggggggtttcaatgtttaggcacatcagtggctctccaaacgcaacatggtgtcccatctcaattcctgtcaattttgcatttaaaagtcaaatggcgctccttcccttccgagctctgccatgcgcccaaacagtggtttacccccacatatggggtatcagcgtactcagtacagattgtacaacaatgtttggcatccattttatcctgttacccttggtaaaataaaacaaattggagctgaaataaattttgtgtgaaaaaaagttaaatattcatttttatttaaacattccaaaaattcctgtgaaacccctgaagggttaataaacttcttgaatgtggttttgagcaccttgaggggtgcagtttttagaatggtgtcacacttgggtattttctatcatatagacccctcaaaatgacatcaaatgagatgtggtccctaaaaaaaaatggtgttgtaaaaatgagaaattgctggtcaactttgaacccttataactccctaacaaaaaaaaattttggttccaaaattgtgctgatgtaaaggagacatgtgggaaatgttacttattaagtattttgcgtgacatatctctgtgatttaagggcataaaaatttaaagttggaaaattgcgaaattttcaaaattttcgccaaatttccgtttttttcacaaataaacgcaagttatatcgaataaatgttactactaaaatgaagtacaatatgtcacgagaaaacaatgtcagaatcgccaagatccgttgaagcgttccagagttataacctcaaagggacagtggtcagaattgtaaaaattggcccggtcattaacgtgcaaaccaccctcggggcttaaggggttaatcatatTACTGAGGGATTTTGCTGTTTCTGCTCCTTCCTATGTGAGGGACACAGGAGATTTTATTCAATCTCTTGAAGGTATACATGTGGTTGATTCCACGTGGTTAGTCTCCTTCGATGTATCATCCCTGTACACCTCCATTGAACATACCAGGGGATTGTCCGCGGTCGGTGTGACGCTCGCTGGCTCCTGCATGGCTCCGGATTGTGCACGGTTCGTCCTGGCGCTGCTGGAGTGCATCCTGGGGAGGAATTTTTTCTATTCATTTTCACGAAATGGGTCATTCAGTCAACCAATTAAGATACAGAGTTATTGATGATGTACCGGTGATGCGACGGGGTGGAGACCGTATTGCACTTTTGAAGAGAAAAGAACTGAGATGGATTTTTGAGCTTGACACCCTGCATCCTAGGGGAATGAACATAGAGTACCAGCAGAGCTGTTGTCTTTAG
The nucleotide sequence above comes from Ranitomeya imitator isolate aRanImi1 chromosome 7, aRanImi1.pri, whole genome shotgun sequence. Encoded proteins:
- the NDUFB3 gene encoding NADH dehydrogenase [ubiquinone] 1 beta subcomplex subunit 3, producing the protein MGHGHEHHGHEKIPIPDYRRWKIEGTPLEDVQKKLAKKGLRDPWLRNEAWRFMGEFSKPITINQVLFKGFKWGFAAFVVSLGVEYAFFPPKKNSGHH